The sequence TTTTCCGCAAGCCTTTTTTAATTCAAAGAGAATTCACGGATTTGGAGCCAAAATCGGGCAAAAATTTTCGATTCTTCGGCCTCGAGAGCTGCCAAACGTTCCTTCGCATTTGGATCCAGGCGGAACATTTCGGCACTCATATCTGAAAGGTGGCCTTCTTCTTCCAGAATCAGGTTGGTTAGGCGGATGGGGGAGTGGGTGCGGTCCAAAATCTCGTCATACGCTGCATAGACGACCATTGCCCGTTTTTCAATGACCGTGGTGGTGTACAAATAGGCAAGGTAGGTAAATTGTTTTTGGTCGGGGAAAACCTTTCGTAGGCTTCTGCGCACCAAAGTATCTAATTTTGCGAAATAAATTCTTGCCGCAGTTCCCCGAACGAGGGCGGAGTTTTGGTATCCCAATTGGAAACTGGGTCTTATGGTGCGGGCTGCTTTTTTGAAAAAGAGGGCATGCCTTGCTTCTTCTGTGGCATGCTTTAAAATCATCTCAGAAGTTTCTTCACTGGATTGGGTGAGGAGGATTTTTCTCGAACCAAGATGTTCTAAGAGAGAAAGAGTGTTTAGCCAAAGTGCATGGTTGGTTTCATTGGCAACGATATCAGAAAGAACTTTAGGAATGGAATCATTCGAGAGGACAGTAACAGAACCCATAAATCCAAATTGTGAGATGTGTTTCTTTGGGCTAGCCTTTCTTTAGAGGGATGTTCAGTTGGGCGATGGTTTCTCCATCCTCATGGTAAATTCGAAATTGGTCCGTAGGGAGACCTTCCCCTTTGAGAAGGATGACACAAAGTGCAATCCCAATCCCTTCTCCTTCCGAATTGTCTCCACGTTCGATATAGTATTCCATGATATCGTTATAGTTTTGCGCATGTAAAAGGGAGTTGCGAATTTTTTGCATCTCTCCCCTCACGAGAGTGGTATTGTTTCTGACATCAAACTTTATTTGGGTTTCGTTATGTTCGATTTTTAGATGAACATATAAGTTTTTTTCTCGTGCAAGAGGTTCAAATGTATTCCCCCTTCCAGAAAGAATAAGGCTTTTATACATTCTGACACCTAACTCATAGTCGGTGGGGGAGTGGATGTCTAATTGGTTCTCTTGAAAAAATATTCGTTTAAAGTTGGCTTTAAAACCGTTGAGGATTAGGTCTTTTACGATAGTAAATAAAATGGCAGATAAATCGGGGATTTTGTATTTTTCAGTGAGCGCATCCAAAACCTTGACCAAGTTTTCATCGAGTGTTTTGGAGGCACCATAGGCAGTCATTTCAATGGGTGTTCCTTGGTTCACCAATTGGTTTGTTTGTTCTAGGCTTAAGACTTCCATTAAAAAATATATTGGCTTGGAAAGAGTGGGTTGGATTTGGATTTTTCTTCCACAAGCATCGTCTGTAACTCTTTTCTTAGACGTTCCGTAATGATATCTAGCGTTTTCTTTTTGTCTTCTTTATAAGAACTTAAATACTCATTGATCGTAAATGGAGTTCCAAATCTAACAACCGCTTTGTGGGGGCGAGGTTTAAATTCGCCGAAAAGTTCGTTTTCGTAACGGTACAAAAACTCATAAAGGCGTTCCGCACTCGGTAGTTCTTTGATATAGGCAGTTTGGATGGTGATGAAGTCATAGGCTTTGGTGGCAGCATTTCTTGCCCAAGTTGCCATTTCTAGACTAGGAAGTTCTCCATTGGGATCGGCCATTCCGACAGAAACCATTTCTAAAACACTCAAAATCCTTCTCAGTTTTTCGATGGCATTGGCATCATTGTCCCATTTGGGAATTTTGGCCTTCCTTGCAATATTGTCGAGCATAGCATGGCGCATCCTCCCCAGTCGGTAATCAAAATCATCGGCTCTACTTTCTTCGACAGGAACTCCATATTCTTTTTCTTCTCTTTCGATCATTCGTTTCCCTACAGATAAAAATCTGTGAAGGATATCTTTTCCTGTTTTTGTAATCCCAAACTTTTCTTCCATTTTGGTGATTGCCAAATCAATGTCTTTTTGCATGGAACTAATGGAGGCGGTCATTCTGTACTTAACGAAGGTAGGTAAAATCCAAATTTTAGCATTTGGGTCTTTTTTCAGTGCATCTTCCAGTCCCCAAAATCCGAGTTGGGCCACACCAGGTTGGAAGGGAAGAAGGGTATCGTTCATACCACTAGTGGGTTCTCCTTCTGGGAATAGAGCAAGTTTGCCACTAGGAGAGGCAAGAATTCCCCTTGATGCTTTTAAAGATTCACGATCAGGTGCGCCAGCTAACACAGAGTAGGCTCCAATGGATTGGATGAAGTCTCCCACAAACCCAAACCCCCATTCAAATACCTCTCTTGCTGCCATATAATGAAATCTTGAGCCCATAATGTTTGCAGCATGATAGGCAATTCCAGGTTCTTTGGTTGTGGGATGATTGGAAATATAAAGGAGTCGTTCTTTTTGAAAGGTTTTTAATGTCTTCTGGTCGGTTTCTGATATCTCGATGGATTCAAGATTATGGAGCATTTTGTTCAGAACCGGAAGAGTCAGATCCGTAAACCATAGAGCAGGAAGATTGAACTTTGCAGGGATAAAGGATTTGATTGACATAGGACGAATGCTGACAGCTTAATCAAAGGAAGCAAGTACGAATTCACATGGCACTTATAGAAGAACTCAACCAACAAGGCAATTTTCTCTTCCGATGGCGCTCCTACATTCCAGGAGTCATTTTGTTTCTTTCCTTACTGTATCTACCGTATGTCCCTTATTTCCAAGGAAATTACGAGTCCAATTTGTATTGGTTATCTGGTGCATTTTTAGTCAGTTTTGCGGGACTTTTTGTTAGATGTTTTACGATCGGATACACTCCCAAAAATACTTCTGGTAGAAATACAAAACAACAAGTGGCTGATGTTGTAAACCAATCAGGGATTTACTCACTAGTCAGACACCCGTTATATGTAGGGAATTTTCTGATGTATCTTGGCCCGGTTTTTATCCTTCGGGATTTTGCCTTTGCGCTCGTATACATCATGTTTTTCTA comes from Leptospira mtsangambouensis and encodes:
- a CDS encoding lysophospholipid acyltransferase family protein, encoding MSIKSFIPAKFNLPALWFTDLTLPVLNKMLHNLESIEISETDQKTLKTFQKERLLYISNHPTTKEPGIAYHAANIMGSRFHYMAAREVFEWGFGFVGDFIQSIGAYSVLAGAPDRESLKASRGILASPSGKLALFPEGEPTSGMNDTLLPFQPGVAQLGFWGLEDALKKDPNAKIWILPTFVKYRMTASISSMQKDIDLAITKMEEKFGITKTGKDILHRFLSVGKRMIEREEKEYGVPVEESRADDFDYRLGRMRHAMLDNIARKAKIPKWDNDANAIEKLRRILSVLEMVSVGMADPNGELPSLEMATWARNAATKAYDFITIQTAYIKELPSAERLYEFLYRYENELFGEFKPRPHKAVVRFGTPFTINEYLSSYKEDKKKTLDIITERLRKELQTMLVEEKSKSNPLFPSQYIF
- a CDS encoding rubrerythrin → MGSVTVLSNDSIPKVLSDIVANETNHALWLNTLSLLEHLGSRKILLTQSSEETSEMILKHATEEARHALFFKKAARTIRPSFQLGYQNSALVRGTAARIYFAKLDTLVRRSLRKVFPDQKQFTYLAYLYTTTVIEKRAMVVYAAYDEILDRTHSPIRLTNLILEEEGHLSDMSAEMFRLDPNAKERLAALEAEESKIFARFWLQIREFSLN
- the lmtA gene encoding lipid A Kdo2 1-phosphate O-methyltransferase — its product is MALIEELNQQGNFLFRWRSYIPGVILFLSLLYLPYVPYFQGNYESNLYWLSGAFLVSFAGLFVRCFTIGYTPKNTSGRNTKQQVADVVNQSGIYSLVRHPLYVGNFLMYLGPVFILRDFAFALVYIMFFYLYYERIIFAEEYFLRGKFAKGYLEWADKTPAFIPRLSGYKKPNLSFSFRNIWKREYPSLFGIIVVFTVFDLIQVYFQEPALRAVDITGIWKPFHTWFFGFGLVFYVLTRLIVKTTKLLEVEGR